One window of the Cryptomeria japonica chromosome 7, Sugi_1.0, whole genome shotgun sequence genome contains the following:
- the LOC131856844 gene encoding uncharacterized protein LOC131856844 codes for MGHMRDLLRSHPPTFDGLGTKLEAETWLIDLDRCFTMHLYGSNTVRCTIMHLKDFASTWWRLEEQRIIVDISTLSWEMFLERFRARFLSVQWRQCRTDEFYELRQLGMIVDQYEQRFYELKQYVEIGNDEALLVKKFMRGLNDRISGGVRVFEPSLVELVMVKSKLVEKNLARGHGVS; via the coding sequence ATGGGTCATATGAGGGATTTGTTGAGATCCCATCCTCCCACTTTTGATGGTTTGGGTACCAAACTGGAAGCTGAGACTTGGCTCATTGACTTGGATAGGTGTTTCACCATGCATCTATATGGTAGTAACACCGTGAGGTGCACTATTATGCATCTCAAGGATTTTGCTTCTACTTGGTGGAGGTTGGAGGAACAGAGGATTATTGTGGACATTAGTACACTATCTTGGGAGATGTTCCTAGAGAGGTTCAGAGCTCGATTTCTCTCAGTACAATGGAGACAGTGTCGCACAGATGAGTTTTATGAGCTACGCCAGTTAGGCATGATTGTTGATCAATATGAGCAgagattctatgagctcaaacaatatgttgagattggtaatgatgaggcatTGTTGGTAAAAAAATTTATGAGAGGTCTTAATGACCGCATTAGTGGGGGAGTGCGAGTGTTTGAGCCTTCATTAGTTGAGTTAGTCATGGTGAAATCCAAGCTAGTAGAGAAGAATCTTGCACGTGGACATGGTGTCAGCTAG